AAACAGCATCCCGTCTGTTACCCTCTAATATCGATAATGCACCATTCAAAGAACGGGACTCGACTGAAAATCAACTTTTGAGCAGAGACGGCAGAACCCAAGCCTTGTACAGGTACTTGGAATTTGGAAAAAGCCCGAGCCCTCCACTCTGTACCAAGGCTAAGAGCGCCACTGTTGCCGGTCATCCAGGATCTGCCTATGATCCCGGAATGATGGAGCCAGTGGCCAGGTTACGATTCCATATGAATTCCAAGAGAGGCAGTTAACTTTGATGGAGCGATGTTGGCGTCAAGGGCCTCTAGTGTATGTATCGCAAAGTTTGTTGTTGCGAGTGACATATTAGTTGCTGCATGTAAATCCCAGTAGTGAATATAAATGAAGAGGCTGCCTTTAAAGTTAGTAGCCAAATCGTCCCTAGAGACTCGGCTTATCTGTTGTCAGAAAATGCAATACGTATTACAGACATCTAGTTTCATATCATGGTTGCAGCCCTGAACAGAGCTCTTTCGTTCCTGGTTGCTCCATGGCTTTTGGGCGTATCTAGACTCCCGATGCCTGGCGCCTTGCAAGGCGCCAGGCACTTCCAGGTCACTATGGGACTTTTGCTGTGTTTCTCTGCCTGAGAGTGGCCAGCTCATGACTCTGAGATCAGGACTATGAGGTCTGACCTCATTGTGGGATGAAAATGGAAATGTGTAAGAAGAAACAACCCCTGGGTCGAGGAGGTGTCCAACAGAACAGATATAGCGGGGTAGAAGGGCCTCAGCGTTGGATCAAGTGAATTTGATTGATGTAGACGATGATGTCCAcaggttgttgttgtatGGATATAAGTGCTAGCGTACCTTATCTACGTACCTAGGTTTATGTCCATACCTACTTGGTAATATCTGTGGAAACGGGCTGTTTTAGGTTGCCGAATTTCGGTTACAGAGTCTAAATTTTGTAGGTCGTTTCAGCTTCACACGTACACACTTGACGCGCAACGCTCGATTTGAATATTCACCACCGGTACTGTGTTGTATCTGTGAGATGTGATATTTGCAGACGTTGCTAAAGGTATTTATATACCATTTGGCGAGAATGAATAATTACCTATTATCCGCTAGCTGGAACCCGAAACCATATTATCCGAGTAAGGTCAAGTTGGTACCCAGTACCTGACTGACTGTTTGTACATGATGGCTGAGggtgcctgtgcctgtgcctttCCAGGTGCCTCTTATTGGGGTGAGATagattggattggatggattggatgccACCCCCATTTGCTCACAGCAGCCCCTCGTGATTGAACGAACCCCTGGCAAAGAGCAAAGCAAGTGCCAATACTCCGTATAAGCCGACCTAAGGTATTTATTCCTTTAgtgagcaagaaaactccTGACAGTATCCGTAAATAAGGGTGCCAAAAAAGGATCGGtattgatcttgaggttCACCTAAATCTATATtaaatctttttgtcatttatTAGCATAGAAgtcagaagttttcttgcccaCTCAAGGCCACCCTGCAAGTAATACTGTAACTACCTAAGCAGGCCgtcaaaagccaagacttcGTCTTTGTTCGTCCCTTGTTCCTGGTCCTTCTCCGTATGTACAACGTTCCACATCCTGTCCCTTGCTCCTTTTGGGATCTGCCAACCtttggtcatcatcatcagctgcaCTGcctgactgactgactgcACGCACACTTCAAGGATGCACTACCTGCTCTGATACCCGACCTTTACTCGACCGTACGCAACCGTTCCGTGAAGCGGTCAACAGTAAGCTTTATATGCAGGCTGTTACCTCGTTGATTGGAACTACTTGGTTACTCGGGGCTACCGAATGTTGTGTGTCCAGCGGCactcttctccaaagcaaCCTACTGACGGCTGGGAATCGGACATTTTTGACACACCAATGCCGGGCTCTAGAATTAGCCCTACCACGATCGAATAATATTGGATTCATATTACTACGCATATAATATTGAATGACCCATTACTGAAGCCTGACAAAAGCCCAACGCAATACGACATTAccaagtacctacctacctatctaATAACAGTCAACGATGCACCCAGCTGCATAGCATAACACGatacaacacaacaacaacaccgcCTGCAGAGGCGAGAGGGCATTCATTTCAAGACTACGAGactttccctcttcttcccatcttcaAAATACAGACCGACctgcctcttctccctctccctttcctttttttgCCCTTATATTATATTTCTATCTCGTCCTCTGTTACTCCCGACAGCTTGGCTTCTGCCCCATGCTTTCCAGCGACATTGGAGTGCCCCTGACCTAGCTACACAACAGTGCCAGCTAGCACTCCCACCACCACTAGAATTGTTGACGCGCccacctcttcctcatcggccaCCAATCGTCAAACCCCCGTTCCATATTGCCCTTTGAGTATATCTGTTTCTCCGGCTCGAGGTCCTGCCTTCACAGGCTGGTCTTGCTCAATTATCCGACTGTGACCCGCAACAAGATCGGATTGAGGGATAGAGGCACAACAGACCGATCCCCCCCCCCCGGCCCGCTGTTTGAACCCCCTCCCGTTTCGCCCACCGTGGGAGTGGGAGTTTGCGAAGCAGGGCCCGCGTTTGTGTCTACGTTTGCGACAGCGATTGTGAGACTGCGCCGTGAGCAGACAGGATTCAGAATGGGTCGTAAGGCGGCACCGCAGCCGCTGGAGCTTTCGTCTCAGAGTTCGCCTCAGGCCCAAACCCAAGCACACGCCCAGTTTGAATCTGGCGCTGTTTTACGCAGTAGAGACGATTCGCCGACTACTGAAACCGTTTCTCCAGGTGTGTCGCCGGTCGAGTCCAAATCACCCCGGTCTCCCCGCTCCTCTCCTTTCCACAGTCGGTTTTCACCCTTGAGAAACCAAGGTGGAAAGCACAGGAAAGTGTCACACACAACATCTGCATTAGCAGACGCAACTGTAGAGGggaagccatcatcatcaacaccaccaccacaaccatcAGCACCGGTGCCAATACCTGTACAACGACCCTCAACTGCCACAACATCTACCGAATGGAGTAGGGAAGAATCTGTATCAAGACAGCCTTTACGGCAGACGCGCGAGGATCCCTCGACCTATCCTTCCATCTCGTCTACTCTTGAAGAACACCAGCCCGATCTACCAGCAACAACTGCAGTACAGCCAGCGTCAGACAATATAAAAAAAGGTGCCAAAAACGGGTTCTTCCATTTCAATAAACAACCCAAGTCTTCGAACCAGCCTCAACCGCATGCCCACCACCGAAAACAAACCGAGACAAGAGCTCAGGTATTGTCGAGGGGCAGTGACGGATCCAATCGACCAAGACACGGAGGTATGTAAACATTGAGCCAAGCTTAGTTGGGATGATCCATTATACTTTAGCCATCGCGCGCAGGCCTAGGTCCATGACGAACTGCTGACATGATGCAGACAAACACGATCCAAGCCCAAGTGCCTCATACACCGAAGATACTCTACACAAACCCGTTTCCGCCGATCCTCTTCGAAGCGACTTGTCTTTATCATCCGCTGGCGACTACGATACTGCTTCACCTCAGTCTTTAACAAAGAAAGGCAGGTCGAAGCCTTTTGGTCTGCTGAACCGCAGCCGATCCAATCGCGACAAAGAAGACGCCAGCCCCGAGCTCAACCCggcctcttctcctcgtcagGGTAACGAACCTGAACTGCACCTCAATTCTGTGCCGTACAAGACTGCGAACCAAGGTAGTGATCGTTCTATCAGGGACATGATGAATTCTGCAGTCCGAAATCGATCTGAGGACCGCGCGCCAAGAGATTCGTCTTCTACCAGGAGGGCACAACGCGACAAGGAATCAAAGACTCAACCGTCCTCTCTGAACGAGAACGGAGGCTCTTTTTTCAATGGCCTCAAGAGCTCTGGTACCCGTGCCGCTGGCATGCTGAGTGACCGTTTTTTCAACAAGAGTGGGCGTGGAGGTCGAGAGGACAAGGATGCTCTCGACGATGAACACTATCAAATAAAAGTTATCAACTTACCACTAGTTGAACAAACACGATTGACGAGAATATCGAAGCGCCTCGAGGATTCAAGGGACAAGACGGAGTTCTGGATGCCTGCCTTTCCTTGGCGAGCAATAGATTATCTAAACTACAAGGGATGCGAAGTTGAGGGTCTTTATCGTGTTCCAGGTAGTGGGcctcagatcaagaaatgGCAGCGTAAGTTCGATGAACGTAAGTTTATACCGTCTTCCTGATAAGCGAAGGAACGCAGATTAACTTGGAACAGAATACGACGTCAACCTGTTCAACGAGCGCGACCTTTACGACATCAACATAATTGGTTCGATGCTAAAGGCTTGGCTACGAGAACTTCCCGATGAGCTGTTCCCCAAAGCGGCACAGGATCGAATCGCAAGAGAATGCGCAGGCGCTGAGGAAGTTCCTGAGCTACTTATCGAAGAGCTCTCGAATCTCTCCCCCTTCAACTATTATCTGCTTTTTGCCATCACATGCCACCTCAGTCTTCTCTTAGCCCACTCGGACAAAAACAAGATGGACTTTAGGAACCTGTGCATCTGCTTCCAGCCGTGTATGAAGATCGACGCGTTCTGCTTTAAGTTCTTGGTGTGCGACTGGCGCGACTGCTGGAGAGGATGCAAGAACGAGGCCAAGTATATCGAGGAGGAATACATGATCTTCGACCAGCCTCCACCAAGGGGTCTCGCTGAACCAGCGAAGCCAAGACCACAAGATGAGTCGGAGGACGACCGACAacaactctcctcttcagggAGCAGCAAGCAGTCAGGCCGCCTCAGCCCCAGCGACCAGAAatcaaagctgaagaagaagcagctccAGATATCCCCCTCCAACGGAAGCTTCGTTTCGAACGAATCGACGGCCCCAACCGCCTTGACCATCAATAGCGACCGCGAGTTAGGCAGGACCTCGAGCGAACTGCGGCCCTTGTCACCTATCATGCCTCTATCTCCCCTCGGCTTCTAAAATCAGGGACATCCTGACGACACGCTGCATTCCACAAGCATATTCACGCCCGGCTACCCATGGAGGTGGTTAAAAAGATAGCCGAGGCAGAAAGACCATACCTCGAAGAAATAGAGGTCTTGAGGCCGAGATGAGGATGCACTAAGTGCTTAATCTATCTCGGCACCTCTCTGCGACTCTACCTCAACTGAGGGTAAATGTCTTAAGTTTCAACCACGGCGTCTGCCACGATGAAGTCCGCGACTCCATCCTTCGGCGATAGCCAATTCATGATGGCACGCCCTTATGACCTTGTCATTCGATTTGATTGCGCATTTTTGGTTGTTTCTAACACCTGGCGTTTCTGGACAGTTGTCCAGCAGTTTGGCACGGTTTGGCAATGTGCAATCGAGTAAAACATTCAAGGAATGCTTTAAATTTGGCTCACCTATCCACGACACCAAGCGAGTGATGTTCTTGACCTGCACTTTGTCTTTTATCTGTTGTTTGGTATACCCCATGATGCATTTTGAGGAGAATATCGTCCGGGGTGTCTTGTACCCTGCGTTAGTGGGGAATCTTGTTTGAAGTTCCAGCGTttctgattctgatgatTTATCGACAAACATGCTGCGGCTTTGCCCAAGCTGATTATGTAGCTCGCTCTCGAGCACTCTGGTGAGGCAAGCTGCCCTGGTAAGAATTGTGTTTGGCTATCATGTTGCAGTGAAATGAAGACACGCCAAGCTAGAGAGGAGCATGGAGATTACCAAAATATGGAGTATATCTGTTTCTGATGACTAGAAATCGCCGAGAGCGGAGGGTTGTTGGGTAGCAGAGTTGAAATTGGCAGACACTACCTAATAGATAGTGCCTGGAATTTAGTGAATATACTCCGCCAGAAATCGCTTATCTATTAAATGCATaatcttcatcaagatcaactatCAGGTTGGGGGAGAACCGTTGGTAGTTGTATTTCGTTGTTACGCATAGCCGGGACATGGAATCCAAGCCAGACAACAAGGAGGGTGACAGCTGCAGTGTCTTCCTtttccattcttttcttccaaAGCCGAACGTCTAAACCATCCCAAGTCCCTAGCTTTTAACATGCCGATTCGAAACGCCAATCTCCTGAACGCCGCTCcatgctcaacagcaatagTCTTGGCTAAGGCTGACAATAAATTGCCGACTCATCTCGTTCCCTTTTAAAGCTGTCGCAGCCTATTTTCCTgtgccttgagcttggttcTTGCGCATCTTTCGCTCGTTGCGCTTGATTCTCTCCTTGCGCTCTCTTCGACCATCGCCACGGATTGATGTACCCTCTTTTCGCTTCTTTTCGGCTTCcatatcaacctcgacaatCGGCCAGTCCTCGcctttcttgttgagagcttTGTATCCCCACTTGCGCTGCCATTCGCCTGTCTGCTCGTCGAAGGCAAGGTTGCGACGCTGCTCGCGAGTCTTGGGCTTAATACCCTTCTTAGCGGCGAAGCGCTCCCACTTAGTAGGAGGCTTGGCCTGCGGAACGGGCTTCTCGCGGGGGAGACGGGTGCTCGGGGCGGGAAGGGTGAGAAGGACACCCTCGGCGGTGGAGTTGAGAGGGCAGGTGGAGAGGAActggttgatgagagactGAGCACCGTCCCGGGCAAGCTCGGCGAGGGACTGCTCGAGATTATCGCGGTCGAGAGTGACGGGGTTTGGGTCCTCTGCGAGGAGATGGCCGAGATCGAATGTGTAGGGCGTGGGCTTCTCGACTGCGACAGGCAGCTTTGGCTTAGAGCTTGGGAGCGCCATTGCGATATTCGTGGGAGTAAATAACAATTATAgaggctgatgttgaggtctCTTGGAAATCGTCATAAACTTGTCAAAGGATGAACAGGTTTGTCGTTGCAATGCGCTCTCTTGTTATGGTACTGGTACTGGTAATTGGAACTTTTTTTTCTGAGTACTACCACCTATCTTTTTTCTGTACCGATAAGGCATGCCGGATCAGTGGGCAGCCGTTTTTCCGAGACAGGGTCTATAAGCCAATCACAGGATCGCAGTCCTTTACCCCAGTACCTTTGAGGTGGGTGGTTTAATCCACCCGAGATTTTCGAAACGGcattcaacttcagctcACGACGGCCTCTAAACGAGCGTCGTAGAACCGGCCCAATTGGCGTCAAATCGACGATAGACGCCGCTCTCGCCATCTTTATCTAAGAAGAGCCTGTCAGCCGTCAGTTTGGGACAGTGTTGCAAGCAATGGCGTCCGCCAATTCGCTTCGATGCCTCATGAGGCCGACTATTCCCAGGGCTCCTCGAATTATACCGGTTCTCCTCGCCCCattttcaacttcaaccgCTGCTCTCGCCGTCTCAGCTCCTCCGGCAATCAAGAGCCGCCGAGACCTTCCacaaaaggtcaagaagtccTATAAGAAACGTGCCAATGTGACGCCTGTCCGAAAACCTCAGCCTGGCGAGCGAAAGGCCTTCCGAAAGCGCATCCAGCTCAGCAATAACAGTGCTCTACCTGTCGCAGGCCTTGCAAATCTGGATGCCAGTAACatgaccaaggctgagagTGCTGGAAAGATGTTTGCTATTCCTGATCAGGTTGTGGATCATCTCCGTGCCCTCGAGGCTTTCAAGACGACACAGACATGGAACTTATTCCGAAAACCCCATGTTCTGCAGCGCAAAGAGACAGTCgatttgatgaagaaacttgaGCTATCGGCCAAAGAAAAGACGGCTCTTAAGTGTGTGTTGACGGGTAGTAAGCTGTCTGGAAAGAGTATGGCCATGCTACAGGCTATGGCATATGCACTTCTTAACAACTGGGTGGTATTCCATGTCCCCGAAGGTACATAACCCCGAACGACCCCTTCACGTTTTCATGCCCCTGACTGACCATAACAGGTCAGGATCTGACCAACGGCAACACTGAATACTCGCCCATTCCCGAGACTGAGCCAATACAGTTCTCCCAACCCATCTACTGCCTTAAGATGATACAGAGCCTCTATAGAGCCAACCGTGTCGTTCTTGAAAAACTCAACATCGAGAAGGACTGGTCCAAGTTCACTAACCTCAAGGAGGGCGCTACCCTCGCTGATCTGGCTCTCAGCGCAAAGGAGGCCGAGTACGCATGGCCAACCCTCCTTGCCCTATGGACTGAGCTCACCCTGCCTGGGCGACCCCCCGTTCTCTTTGCTCTTGACGGTCTTGcccacatcaacaagatcagTGATTACAGAGACCCCTCGTTCAACGAGGTACATGCCCATGAACTGGCTCTTGTCCGCCTCTTCATTGACGCCCTATCTGGCAAGACTCCTCTCCGTAATGGCGGTGCTGTCATCGCCGCCACCTCAGAGAACAACTCGCAtcaccatccatcacaaGAGCTTGTTCTCTCGcagcttgaggctggccaGGCGGGCCGTGAGATCCCCAAGCCTGACCCCTATGAGCGCAAATATGACGAGCGTGTGTACGAGGCGCTCAAGAACAGCTGGGTTCTCCGTCTTGAGGGTATCACGAAGGACGAGGCTCGCTCTTTAATGGAATACTGGGGCGCCAGCGGGCTTTTCCGACATGTTCTCAATTCAAGAACAGTGTCCGAGAAGTGGACCGTGGGCGGCCACGGTAatgttggtgagatggagCGTGCTGCATTGATGCAAATGAGGCTGTAAATGTATTCTAGAAATGTACAATACTGGTGTTTGAAACCCGAAAAATGCACTGCTTCTTTGCATACCACCTGTGCTACACGAAGGATTAAAGCTTTATGCTTGTTATTGCAGCTGAGTTATTTAttggttggtgtttgttgtGATAGAAACCTCATGCCCAATTCTCATCATTGACAGAGCTCTACCAGCATACTATTCTCATCTACCTTCATATGCCAAAACGCCAGACCTTTACATAGAACATCTTACTTCGTTACATGCCCAGCTCTCAAAAATCCATGTCATCCTCTTGGTCGTTATCAAGATCGCTGTTGACAAATACCAGTCTTGCACCATTCCTGGTGGTTTGCCAGACCTGTTAACCATTGTTAGCGATTTGTTCATATACGAAGGAGCGtctccaaaaaaaaaaaaaaagtacTTACATCCATGGTGGTGTATTCTTGCACAGCGTTGGACCACTGGTCGGCAGTAAAGCCTCGAGCGATGACTCGCGCCTTTAATTGCGTCATGCTCAGCTCAATACCcagatcttcctcgccaGCGGTATCCTCAGGACGGCATTGACCGGCATCAGCAAGTTGCTTGACGAAGTTGTAAATTCTGCTGCTGGGATCCGCGTGCGCTCGACCAGTGCCAAGATCGTTGTTCAGACTTTCTTTGCTAGCCTCGACTAGTCtgagagcctcatcaacatcgtcttGAGTGACCTCATTGCTGAATCGAAGTCGGGCCAAGGCCTGGGCCAGACGGACAACACCCAAGAGGGTACGAGGGGTTGTGTGGGTAAActgcttgcccttcttctcagcgcgctgctgctggtctCGCATGCGTACGTATGTCTTGATCATGTACTCAGAGACCGTTTCAGGAACGACAGGTCGGTATGTCCTTGCTTGGGCAATGTAGGATCGCACTTCATGAGGACTGAAGACAACATTATCAGTACCGATATCGGGATGTCGGCTGTTCATATGCACAAACGCAACGTGCTTGGCAAGCTGTTCGTCTGTTTCGCGCGTAGGggtatcaagaagcaggaatAGGATATCGAAACGGGATAACAGCGCGGCGGGGAGATTAATGTTTTCGACAGGGGAGATTCGAGGATTATATCGTCCATAAACAGGGTTAGCGGCGGCAAGAATAGAGGTGCGAGCGTTGagggttgttgagattccGGCCTTTGAAATGGATATTGTTTGCTGTTCCATTACTTCGTGAATGGCTGTACGGTCAGTctcgtccatcttgtcgAACTCATCAATACAGCAGATTCCGTTATCAGCCAGGACGAGAGCACCACCTTCAAGAACCATTTCATCCGTGACAGGATCACGCATAACAGCGGCCGTGAGACCCACACCACTGCTTCCACGACCTGAGGTGTAGACGCCACGAGGGGCGACCTTTGAAATGTACTTGAGGAGCTGAGATTTGGCCACACCAGGATCACCCATCAAGCAGATGTTGATATCGCCACGAATCTTCATTCCGTCTCCCATTTCCTTCGTCACACCACCAATaagtagaagaagaagagcctttTTAACATCAAGGTGTCCGAAGATTTCGGGAGCAATCGACTTCGCCAACAGTTCGTAGACTTGGCCAGTCTGGCGGTATTTTTCAATCCGACGGACCAGTGTGGAGTCAACAATCATCTCACTGTATGCCTTTTTGTGTTGGAGAACGTGATGTGCCTCGAGATAAGTATCAGTGAGCAGACCAGCCTTCATCGCTTTGAAACCTGTATAAGGGGTGGGGAGGAAGATGCCCGAGAtatcgacaacatcaccaggATTAATTTGGCGGACAAGAGTGCCATGGCAGAGGACGGTAAGACTTCGAGGAATCTGACCAATTGGGACCTGCTCGGCCATCTCCTGGACCTTGACCTCCTGGAAAGGCAAGAACTTTGAGGCTCTCGAAGAAGGGTTGAGTTGACCCTTGGCCTGGTTCTGCTTGCAGTCCTCAGAGGGGCACATAGTTAAGGGGCCATATTGCTTGTCAGTAACAGGCTGGAAGATTTCACAGCCACATCTGTCGCAAGTGTAGGCGCTGACTTGAACGATGGGTTTGACATCAGAAACTCGAGTGGCGATCGCACGAATGGTAATAAGATGACCCAAGTGCTCGCCGCGCACTTGTCGAACTGCCAGAGCTTTTGTGGATTGGCTTGAGG
This region of Fusarium verticillioides 7600 chromosome 3, whole genome shotgun sequence genomic DNA includes:
- a CDS encoding minichromosome maintenance protein 7 (cell division control protein 47), with amino-acid sequence MALREFKAPVSYEKQQHAFQEFLTGFKTSPEQTITTALGNITIGEDDLDDEYDLMDEDGQDANRQQAKERRAPQYKYKSMLQQLSDRMIDEATIDLDDLATWENQAFDREDSMRLVDSIEMNTKHYVEIFSRAVDEVMPPMSADVNFKDDVLDVLMARRQIRNRELDEAAERDPTAADDKFPAELTRRYTLVFKPRTGTSSQSTKALAVRQVRGEHLGHLITIRAIATRVSDVKPIVQVSAYTCDRCGCEIFQPVTDKQYGPLTMCPSEDCKQNQAKGQLNPSSRASKFLPFQEVKVQEMAEQVPIGQIPRSLTVLCHGTLVRQINPGDVVDISGIFLPTPYTGFKAMKAGLLTDTYLEAHHVLQHKKAYSEMIVDSTLVRRIEKYRQTGQVYELLAKSIAPEIFGHLDVKKALLLLLIGGVTKEMGDGMKIRGDINICLMGDPGVAKSQLLKYISKVAPRGVYTSGRGSSGVGLTAAVMRDPVTDEMVLEGGALVLADNGICCIDEFDKMDETDRTAIHEVMEQQTISISKAGISTTLNARTSILAAANPVYGRYNPRISPVENINLPAALLSRFDILFLLLDTPTRETDEQLAKHVAFVHMNSRHPDIGTDNVVFSPHEVRSYIAQARTYRPVVPETVSEYMIKTYVRMRDQQQRAEKKGKQFTHTTPRTLLGVVRLAQALARLRFSNEVTQDDVDEALRLVEASKESLNNDLGTGRAHADPSSRIYNFVKQLADAGQCRPEDTAGEEDLGIELSMTQLKARVIARGFTADQWSNAVQEYTTMDVWQTTRNGARLVFVNSDLDNDQEDDMDF